Below is a window of Halobaculum lipolyticum DNA.
CGACAACGACGGCGACGGTGACGCCGAGGGGTTGGCCGACCTCGACGTCCTCACGGGCGACGCGTTCGACCGCGACAGCCTCGACGCCATCGCCGAGCGGACGGCCGTCGTCTGCACCACCGTCGGCCCGTACGCGACGTACGGCTCCGAACTGGTCGCCGCCTGCGTCGAGCACGGGACGAACTACTGCGACCTCTCGGGCGAGGTCCATTGGATGCGCCGGACGATCGACGAACACCACGAGCGAGCCGTCGAGACCGGCGCGCGTATCGTCCACGGCTGCGGCTTCGACTCGGTCCCGAGCGACGTGGGCACCCTGCTCCTCCAGACGCACGCCGGCGAAGAACTGGGCGCCTACTGCGACGAGGTCCGGGGGCACGTCTCGATCCGCGGCGGCGCCTTCAGCGGCGGCACGATCGCCAGCATGGTCGAGATGTACCGGGAGGGCGCCACCGACCGCGACGTGCGCCGGATCCTCGCCGACCCGCGAGCGCTCGACCCGCCCGAGAGCCGCGGCGCGCCGGCCGAGCGGCCCCAGCGCGGGGTGAGCTACGACCGCGAGCGCGACACCTGGACCGCGCCGTTCGTCATGGCGCAGATCAACGAGCCGGTCGTCCGACGCTCCAACGCCCTGCTGGGCTACCCGTGGGGCCACACCTTCCGCTACGGCGAGGCGCTCCGGACGGGCGACGGCGTCAAGGGTGCGGCGACGGCCGGCGCGCTGGCCGCCGGGCAGGGGTTGCTCGCGGGCGCGCTGTCGGTCGGGCCGCTCCGCGAGGCGTTGGACCGCTACGTCCTCCCGGACCCGGGCGACGGTCCAGACGAGGAGACCATCGAGGGGAGTTCCTTCCGCATGCGACTCCGTGGCACGGGCGCCTCCGACGACCACCCCGGCGGCTTCGCGGTCGAGGCGACCGTCCGCGGCGACCGCGACCCGGGGTACGGCTCGACGTGCCGGATGCTCGGGGAGTCGGCGGTGTGTCTGGCGCGCGGCGAGGTCGACTCGCCCCACGACGGCGGCGTGTTGACCCCCGCCTCGGGCATCGGTCTCCCGCTGATCGACCGGCTGGAGGGGACCGGCGTCTCCTTCGACGTGGAGACCGTCGAGCGCGGCGACTGAGCCGACGGGGCGGCGCCGTCGCTCGCCGGTGGGTGAAGACTGGCCGCCGAAAGGCCGCGGGTGAGTTCGGAACGGGACCGCGGGAGGTCGCGGGCCTCAGTCGAGGCGCGCGACGATCAGGTCGTCGATGTCCTCGCGGAGTTCGTCGACCTCGACCTCCTCGAGCACGGGCACGAAGAAGCCCTCCACGAGCATGTTGCGCGCGGTGCGCTCCGGGATGGTCCGGGAGGTCATGTAGAACAGGTCCTCCGCGTCCACCTGCCCGACCGTCGCGGAGTGCGACGCCTCGGTGTCGTGGTTGTGGATGATGAGCTTCGGCGAGGCGTCGGCCTCGGAGTCGTCGCTCAACATCAGGGTGTTCTCGCGCTGGTAGGAACTGGTGTCCCACGCGTCGCGGCCGACGTCCTGGACGCCCTCGTACACCGAGCGCGCCTCGTCGTCGAGGACGCCCCGGGTGACCAGATCGGCGGTCGTGTGCTCGCCGTGGTGCCAGACGCGGGCGTTGATGTCGAGGTGCTGGTCGTTGTGGCCGAAGAACGCGCCGACGATCTTCGTCTCCGAGGAGTCGCCGGTCAGCTCCGTCTCGATGTCCGAGCGGGTGAGCCGGGAGCCGATGTTCCCCTCGATCCAGCTGATCGTGGCGTAGGTGTCGGCGTCGCCGCGCTTCAGCGTGAAGTTGTACACGTCCTCGTCGAGGTTCTGGAGCGTCCCGTACTGGACGTACGAGTTCTCGCCGGCGGCGACCTCGACGACGTTGCTGAAGTAGCGGTCGCCGTCGACGGCGGCGCCGTTGGAGACGCGCTCGAGGATCGTCGCGGAGGCGTTCTCCTCGGTGACGACGAGCGTGTGACTGAACAGCGAGGTGCTGTTCATCTCGGCGCGCACCTTCACGTCCTCGGCGTCGACGCCCTTCGGGACGTAGATGACAGTCCCCGTGGTGAACAGCGCCGTCGACAGCGCGGTGAGGTAGTTCGTCTCGGGGTCGGTGACCGAGCCGAAGTGCTCGCGCACGAGGTCGGGGTGCTCGGCGACGGCGGTCTCGAAGTCGAGGACGGTCGCGCCCTCGGCGGTGACGCGCTCGGTCACGTCGCGCTGGTCGAGCGGGTCGACGATCGACTCGTAGTCGAGGTCCTCCAGGTTCGTCCAGCGACGGCCGGGCGTCTCGATGACGTTCGGCATGTCGAGGTCCTCGAGCGCCGCCAACGCGTCGAGGCGCGTCTGGCGGAGCCAGTCCGGTTCGTCTCGCTCCGCGGAGATCTCTCTGACGGTCTCCTCGGAGATGCTTGCGGGTAGCTGTGTGCTCATTGTGGTGCTGATGGGTGAGACGGGGGACTCGGGGTTACCCGAGCGAGCCCTCCATCTCCAGTTCGACGAGCCGGTTCAGCTCGACGGCGTACTCGATGGGCAGTTCCTCCGTGATCGGCTCGATGAAGCCCGAGACGATCATCTGCTTTGCGTCGTCGTCGTCGAGGCCGCGCGACTGCAGGTAGAACACGTCCTCGTCGCCGATCTTCCCGACGGTCGCCTCGTGGGCGACGTCCACCGTCGACTCGTTGATCTCCATGTACGGCATGGTGTCGGAGGTGGACTCGTTGTCGAACATCAGCGCGTCACACTCGACCGCCGTCGACGAGCCGTGGGCGCCGTCGGCGATGTGGACGAGACCGCGGTAGTTCGTGCGGCCGCCGTCCTTGCTGATGGACTTCGACTCGATGGTCGACTTCGTGTCGGGCGCGTTGTGGTACACCTTCGCGCCGGTGTCGATGTTCTGGCCCTCGCCGGCGAACGCGATGGTGATGTGGTTGTCCGAGGCGCCGCGGCCCTTCAGGATGGAGCTGGGGTACAGCATCGTCGCCTTCGACCCCATCGAACCGGAGATCCACTCCATCCGGCCGTTCTTCTCGACGATGGCGCGCTTGGTGTTGAGGTTGTACGTGTTCTTCGACCAGTTCTGCACGGTCGAGTACTGCACGTGAGCGTCCTCGTCGACGAACACTTCGACTCCGCCGGAGTGGAGGTTGAACGCCGAGTACTTCGGCGCCGAACAGCCCTCGATGTAGTGGACTTCCGACCCCTCCTCGGCGATGATGAGCGTGTGCTCGAACTGGCCCATCCCCTCGGAGTTCATCCGGAAGTACGCCTGCACCGGCATGTCGACGGTCGTGTCCTCGGGGACGTACACGAAGGACCCGCCCGACCAGACGGCGCCGTGGAGCGCGGCGAACTTGTTGTCGCTCGGCGGGACACAGGTCGTCATGAAGTGCTCGCGGACGAGCTCCTCGTGCTCCTGCACGGCCTCGTCCATGTTGCAGAAGACGACGCCCTTCTCCTCCCAGCGCTCCTGCATGTTCTGGTAGACGACTTCGGACTCGTACTGGGCGCCGACGCCCGAGAGGGCGTTCTTCTCGGCCTCCGGGATGCCCAGCTTGTCGAACGTGTCCTTGATCTCGTCGGGCAGCTCCGTCCAGTCGTCGACGCCGCCGCGGACGTCGACGTCGGGGCGGATGTACGGCACGATCTCGTCGACGTCGACCTCGCTCAGGTCCGGCTGGCCCGGCCAGTCGGTCGGCATCGGCATCTCGTGGTACTGCTCGAGCGCGCGCAGGCGCCGCTCCAGCATCCACTCGGGTTCGTCCTTGTCCTCGGAGATCGCACGGATCGTCTCCTCGGTGAGGCCCTTCTCGCTCCGGAAGGCCTCCTTCGACTCCTTCTTGAAGTCGAAGCGTTCCTCGGTGTCGGTCTGTTTCAGGTGGTCCTGATCCGAACTCATGTGTTGGTGTTGATTACGGGCGTGTACGCATTAGGCTGTTCAGTAACCATGGGAGGTTACGCCGTGCCGTAGACCTCGTCGCGGACCCAGTCGTACCCCTTGTCCTCGAGCTGCTCGGCGAGGCTCGCGTCGCCCGACTTGACGACCTTCCCGTCCAGCATGATGTGGACGTGGTCCGGCTCGACGTAGTCGAGGATGCGCTGGTAGTGGGTGATCTGGAGGATGCCGGTGTTCTGCTCGTCGCGCAGGGCGTTGATGCCCTTCGAGACGTCCTGCAGGCGGTCGATGTCCAGCCCGGAGTCGATCTCGTCGAGCACGGCGATGGACGGCTCGAGGATCGCGGCCTGGAGCACCTCGTTTTGCTTCTTCTCCCCGCCGGAGAAGCCGGCGTTGAGGTAGCGCTCGGCGAACTTCTCGTCCATGTCGAGCAGCTCCATCTTCTCCTTCAGGAGCTGCTGGAACTCGGCGACGCCCACGTCGCCGTCGTCGGCGGGACCCTCCATCGGGGAGGTGTCGTAGCCCGAGTCGTCCTCCTCGGCGTCGGTCTCCTCGGCGTCGTCGTCCTCGAACAGCTCCTCGCGCTCGCCCAGCTTGGCGTTGAGCGCCTGCCGGAGGAAGTTCACCATCGTGACGCCCTCGATCTCGGCGGGGTACTGGAAGCCGAGGAAGATGCCGAGCGCCGCGCGCTCGTTCGGCTCCAGCTCCAGCAGCTCCCACGTGAGGTCCTCCTCGTCGACGTCGGCGTCGATGTCGGCCACGTCCTCCTCCGAGAGCGTGAGCGTCACCGAGCCGCCCGTCACCTTGTACGCCGGGTGGCCCGCGATGACCTTCGCGGTCGTCGACTTGCCCGACCCGTTGGGACCCATCAGCGCGTGGATCTCTCCCTGCTTCACTTCGAGGTCGACGCCCCGAAGGATCTCCTCGCCGGTCTCCGCGACCTCGGCCTGAAGGTTCTCGAGTTTGAGTGTCGCCATATTCGTGGATACGCCTCTACGCCATGGTGGGGTCGTTCGACGCATGAAGGTTTCGCATGAGGGGCCATGCGATTGTTTCACACGAAAAATCGTTTTCCGTTTCGGAAAAGATCCGGGCGTCCTGTCGCCCGAACGGGGTCACATGAAGCTGCCGAGGCCGGTCTGCTCTTGCCCGCTCTTGACCTCGTCCCACGACATGCCGAGCGCCTCGATGATGCGCGCGATCGGTCCCTCGAGCGTCTTGTCGAGCATCTTGTCCCAGTCGACCTCGAACTCGTCGGGCACCTCGTCGGCGTACTCGTAGCAGATCACGTCCGGGTCGCGTTTGAACTCCCCGTACAGCGGATCGGTGGACGGGTCGAACCCCCGCTCGCCCTCCATGCGCGCCCAGAAGTCGGGGTGGACCTTGCGGAGGTACAGGCGCTTGGGCTTGGAGCCGCGCTGGAAGTTGGTGCCGAGCATGAGGTTCGCGTACTTCGCGCCCCGCACCTGGGCGGTGTCGGTCTCGTAGGCTTCGAGGCGCTTGCCGATACCGCCGGGGATGCCGACCTCCTCTAAGTCGGCCTCGCCGTTCAGGAACCGCTGGATCTCGTCGTGGACGTACTCGGTGATGTCCTCGGTGTCCTCGCCGTGGACGATCATCTCGATGACGCGCTTCTGGACGCGCTTGGTCACCGGCGCGATGTCCGAGCGCTTGTACTCGAACCCCGTGATGTCGATGTCGTCGACGTCTTTCCCCTCCTTCCAGACGATGTGGCCGGCGTAGCGCTTCTTCTTGCCCGCCTGGAAGAACCGGCGGTACAGCTTCTCGAACTCGATCTCGAAGCGGTGTTCGTCGGCGTCGAGTTCCTCGCGCGCGAAGTCGTCGTAGCGGCCGTTGATGTGCTCCTCGATGGCGAACGACTGCTCGATCGCCTCCTCGACGGTGAGGTCGTCGCCCAGCGCGAGCATGATCGAGTCGGTGTCGCCGTACGTGACCTCGTGGTCGATCTCGCGGGCGGCCTCCTCGGTGAACTCGATGACGCGCCGGCCCATCGCGGTGATCGCCGCGGCGTTGTCCTTGTCGTACAGGCGGAAGCGCTCCCAGCCGGAGACGCCGTACAGCGAGTTCATGATCACCTTCACCGCCGCCTGCTGCTGGTCGTACTGGTCGTACGCGTCGGAGCCGACCTCGTGGGCGTCGCGCTCGCCCTTCAGCCGCTCGCGCTCGGTGAGCAACTCGTCGATCATCCGGCGCATCATCCCGTCCGGCTCCTTGCGGAACCGCGTGCCGTTGGGGGCGCGGTACGTCTCCCCCTCGAACGACTCGGGGTCCTCGACGATGGTCTCGGGGCTGGCGTTGATCGTCACCATGCACATCGGGTACAGCGACTTCAGGTCCAGCACCGACACCATCTCCTCGACCCCCGTGATCGGCTCGAACACCGCGCCGCCCTCGAAGTCCTCGCCGTCCTGCTGGCCCTTCGTCGGGAGGACGAACCGACCGTAGGCGTTGTGGAGGACGTACATGTCGACCGCGTCGCCGGGCGTCGGGGCGTCCTCCAGTTGACAGCCGACGATCTTGCGCGACTCGTCCCAGAAGTCGACGACGTCCTGCTTGCGGTCGATCTCGACGCACAGTTCCACGTCGCGGACGTTGTACTCCAGTAGGCGCTCGGGGTCTTGCTCCCACAGGTCGCCGATGTCGCCGGAGTAGCGCTCCTTCCCCACGTCGAGTTCGAGTTCCCCGACGGCGTCGAGGCGGTACGACTCCAACTCGGAGAACTGCGTGCGCTGGTAGGCGTACAGCAGGTCGAACACGACGCGCCCTTTCACGTCGGGACCGCCCCAGCCCGAGCGCCACGTCTCGTTCACGCGCGAGAGGCGGTCGGGGGAGAGGTCGTGGTCGCTGCGGGACTGGAGTTCCTCACACCGGTCCATGAAGTACGGCGCGTCGAAGTCCTCGAAGTTCCAGCCCGTCAACACGTCGGGGTCCGTCTCCTCGACGTACGAGACGAACGCGTCGAGCATCGCGTCCTCCTCGGCGAACGTGCGCACCTCGATCGAGGCGTCGCCGTCGCCGATCTGTTCGTACCCGGCGAGCGCCTCGGGTGCGTCGACGCCGCCGTCGGGCGCGTCGTACAGCCACGCGACGTACTCGTCGCGGTAGGAGTCGTGGGAGGTGAGACAGACGATCTCCTCCTCGCCGTCCTCGGGGAACCCGTTGCGGTCGTCGACCTCGATGTCGAAGGTGTTCACACGGATGTCCGCGTCGACCTCGCACGGTTCGAGGTGGTCGGGGGTGACCTGCAGGCGCCCGCGGTCGTCGCCGTCGCGGGCGTCGAGGCGGCGTTCCTCGACGCGGACCCCCGAGGTGACGCCGTAGTCGATGAGGAAGCGGTTCGGGAACAGGATGTCCGCCTCGTAGGTGCGCTCGAAGTCGTCGCGGATCTGCCCCACGTCGCGGGGGGTCCGGGCGACGACCTTCGTGACGGGCGTGCCGCGGATCGACTCGAACCGCTCGCCGTCGGGGGTCTCCTCGCGCGTGTCGAGGATCACGTCGTACTCGTCGGCGAGCGACCGCTCCGCCACGTCGGCGGTGGGGACGTAGAAGTACGGCTCGATCCCGAGCACGCGGACGTGCTCGGGTTCGTTGTCGGCGGTGCGTCCGAACACGTGGACGACCGGGTACTCCTCGGCGCCGGTGCCCTCGACGGTGTAGTCGACGGCGGTGACCATGAACTCCACCGTGCCCGTCGAGTCCGGCACGACGATGTCCTCGCGGTCGACGACCGCGCTCACGCGCCCCTGTCCGTTGCCCGCCACGTACGCCGCCTCCTCGTCCGGACGACCCCCGTCGCCGTCCCCGTCGGCGGCGTCCCCGCCGCCGGCGAAGTCGCCGAGGCCGGACTGCGAATCGCTCATTGGCGGGCCTTTGCCGTTGGTCGGTAAAAACCTCCCCTTCGTTCGCCCGTCGGCCCGCCCGTCGCACGCCGCGACCGCGGTAGGGCGTGTCTTCGACGCGGTACTCTCGGAATACGGACCGCCGTGGATCGCGCGACGTGGCAGGGGTGGCGAGGCCGGCCGCCACGGAAAGGCATTTACCGTGTCACGCGGTACCATGCTCCAGAGATGACCCACGCAACCGACTCCCCGTTGGAGCGCTCGGGCGCGAGCCCGGACGAGGCCGTCGAGACGGTCGAGGCGTACGAGGACGACGGGCGAACGGTGCTGTACGACGCCGAGAACCCCCTGGCGTGGATGGAGGCGAGCACGGCCGTCGCGCTCGCCGACCTCGCCTGAGCGGGTCGCCCCGGCCCGTCCGGGAACCCTTTTGACGCCGGTTCACCTACGGAGACCCGTGCTCGACGAGGACGACGACCGCGAGGACGGCGACCTGTTCGGGCTGGA
It encodes the following:
- a CDS encoding saccharopine dehydrogenase family protein translates to MSDHDREYDVVLWGATGFTGRLVADYLAGRYGASDLDWALAGRSEGRLADVRRELAADHGDAGAGGDSDNDGDGDAEGLADLDVLTGDAFDRDSLDAIAERTAVVCTTVGPYATYGSELVAACVEHGTNYCDLSGEVHWMRRTIDEHHERAVETGARIVHGCGFDSVPSDVGTLLLQTHAGEELGAYCDEVRGHVSIRGGAFSGGTIASMVEMYREGATDRDVRRILADPRALDPPESRGAPAERPQRGVSYDRERDTWTAPFVMAQINEPVVRRSNALLGYPWGHTFRYGEALRTGDGVKGAATAGALAAGQGLLAGALSVGPLREALDRYVLPDPGDGPDEETIEGSSFRMRLRGTGASDDHPGGFAVEATVRGDRDPGYGSTCRMLGESAVCLARGEVDSPHDGGVLTPASGIGLPLIDRLEGTGVSFDVETVERGD
- a CDS encoding DNA-directed DNA polymerase, which codes for MSDSQSGLGDFAGGGDAADGDGDGGRPDEEAAYVAGNGQGRVSAVVDREDIVVPDSTGTVEFMVTAVDYTVEGTGAEEYPVVHVFGRTADNEPEHVRVLGIEPYFYVPTADVAERSLADEYDVILDTREETPDGERFESIRGTPVTKVVARTPRDVGQIRDDFERTYEADILFPNRFLIDYGVTSGVRVEERRLDARDGDDRGRLQVTPDHLEPCEVDADIRVNTFDIEVDDRNGFPEDGEEEIVCLTSHDSYRDEYVAWLYDAPDGGVDAPEALAGYEQIGDGDASIEVRTFAEEDAMLDAFVSYVEETDPDVLTGWNFEDFDAPYFMDRCEELQSRSDHDLSPDRLSRVNETWRSGWGGPDVKGRVVFDLLYAYQRTQFSELESYRLDAVGELELDVGKERYSGDIGDLWEQDPERLLEYNVRDVELCVEIDRKQDVVDFWDESRKIVGCQLEDAPTPGDAVDMYVLHNAYGRFVLPTKGQQDGEDFEGGAVFEPITGVEEMVSVLDLKSLYPMCMVTINASPETIVEDPESFEGETYRAPNGTRFRKEPDGMMRRMIDELLTERERLKGERDAHEVGSDAYDQYDQQQAAVKVIMNSLYGVSGWERFRLYDKDNAAAITAMGRRVIEFTEEAAREIDHEVTYGDTDSIMLALGDDLTVEEAIEQSFAIEEHINGRYDDFAREELDADEHRFEIEFEKLYRRFFQAGKKKRYAGHIVWKEGKDVDDIDITGFEYKRSDIAPVTKRVQKRVIEMIVHGEDTEDITEYVHDEIQRFLNGEADLEEVGIPGGIGKRLEAYETDTAQVRGAKYANLMLGTNFQRGSKPKRLYLRKVHPDFWARMEGERGFDPSTDPLYGEFKRDPDVICYEYADEVPDEFEVDWDKMLDKTLEGPIARIIEALGMSWDEVKSGQEQTGLGSFM
- the sufD gene encoding Fe-S cluster assembly protein SufD is translated as MSTQLPASISEETVREISAERDEPDWLRQTRLDALAALEDLDMPNVIETPGRRWTNLEDLDYESIVDPLDQRDVTERVTAEGATVLDFETAVAEHPDLVREHFGSVTDPETNYLTALSTALFTTGTVIYVPKGVDAEDVKVRAEMNSTSLFSHTLVVTEENASATILERVSNGAAVDGDRYFSNVVEVAAGENSYVQYGTLQNLDEDVYNFTLKRGDADTYATISWIEGNIGSRLTRSDIETELTGDSSETKIVGAFFGHNDQHLDINARVWHHGEHTTADLVTRGVLDDEARSVYEGVQDVGRDAWDTSSYQRENTLMLSDDSEADASPKLIIHNHDTEASHSATVGQVDAEDLFYMTSRTIPERTARNMLVEGFFVPVLEEVEVDELREDIDDLIVARLD
- a CDS encoding DUF7331 family protein translates to MTHATDSPLERSGASPDEAVETVEAYEDDGRTVLYDAENPLAWMEASTAVALADLA
- a CDS encoding ABC transporter ATP-binding protein; this encodes MATLKLENLQAEVAETGEEILRGVDLEVKQGEIHALMGPNGSGKSTTAKVIAGHPAYKVTGGSVTLTLSEEDVADIDADVDEEDLTWELLELEPNERAALGIFLGFQYPAEIEGVTMVNFLRQALNAKLGEREELFEDDDAEETDAEEDDSGYDTSPMEGPADDGDVGVAEFQQLLKEKMELLDMDEKFAERYLNAGFSGGEKKQNEVLQAAILEPSIAVLDEIDSGLDIDRLQDVSKGINALRDEQNTGILQITHYQRILDYVEPDHVHIMLDGKVVKSGDASLAEQLEDKGYDWVRDEVYGTA
- the sufB gene encoding Fe-S cluster assembly protein SufB, which translates into the protein MSSDQDHLKQTDTEERFDFKKESKEAFRSEKGLTEETIRAISEDKDEPEWMLERRLRALEQYHEMPMPTDWPGQPDLSEVDVDEIVPYIRPDVDVRGGVDDWTELPDEIKDTFDKLGIPEAEKNALSGVGAQYESEVVYQNMQERWEEKGVVFCNMDEAVQEHEELVREHFMTTCVPPSDNKFAALHGAVWSGGSFVYVPEDTTVDMPVQAYFRMNSEGMGQFEHTLIIAEEGSEVHYIEGCSAPKYSAFNLHSGGVEVFVDEDAHVQYSTVQNWSKNTYNLNTKRAIVEKNGRMEWISGSMGSKATMLYPSSILKGRGASDNHITIAFAGEGQNIDTGAKVYHNAPDTKSTIESKSISKDGGRTNYRGLVHIADGAHGSSTAVECDALMFDNESTSDTMPYMEINESTVDVAHEATVGKIGDEDVFYLQSRGLDDDDAKQMIVSGFIEPITEELPIEYAVELNRLVELEMEGSLG